A portion of the Acanthopagrus latus isolate v.2019 chromosome 21, fAcaLat1.1, whole genome shotgun sequence genome contains these proteins:
- the tnk2b gene encoding tyrosine kinase, non-receptor, 2b isoform X6: MGETAEYQRLQDTSESDYQRLPSDDEEKLGSSMQCEEGTEWLLELLMEVQLQQYFLRIRDDLNVTRLSHFDYVKNEDLEKIGMGRPDKGQRRLWEAVKRRKAMCKRKSWMSKVFSGKRPDGGDFPQQGQPASSFRKLSPTPPLGLGEGVLPTQPGGGGAPLDEQQQALTCLIPEKDLTLFEKLGDGSFGVVKRGEWLTPAGKVLNVAVKCLKTDVFSQPDALEDFICEVNAMHSLDHQNLIRLYGVVLTHPMKMVTELAPLGSLLERLRCVRPQGPVLIHTLCQYAVQVACGMAYLEQRRFIHRDLAARNILLASAHRVKIGDFGLMRALPNNHEHYVMQEHRKVPFAWCAPESLKTRTFSHATDTWMFGVTLWEMFTHGQEPWLGLNGSQILHKIDKEGERLPKPEDCPQDIYNVMLQCWAQKPDDRPTFVALREFLLETMPTDMCALQDFDEPDKLHIQINDVITIIEGRAENYWWRGQNKRTLKVGQFPRNVVTSVAGLSAHDISRPLKNSFIHTGHGDTNPHRCWGFPDRIDDLYLGNPMDPPDVLSVDPSGARPTQLPGRARKEPPPRPPQPAVLIKKPCYDPVNNDEDLTSVGLKRLSLRKTGSVKGLKLKPAAWVSASRQGSGRTSGSGHNPNSEVSLIDFGEEFPPPTPSPSPVVELQIPSLAKLALEADNILDRTPPQSPCRSLPRPLHPTPVVDWDTRPLPPPPAYDDVAQDEDDMEVSSINSSEQQHEEEQSEVSHPDEALCLGQKVEGEVLVSRGTDRAGFEDNLFLLSKQSQGLSTSFSQSAEIFQELQQECMRRLNVPTGSAARSSSPCQSSALCPQTPQTQEGLQQTVLSSEDKPQIPPRVPIPPRPIKKGDYTSARWSRDLSLSPTPADTTEDISGPGPGQDRPPQIPPRDPLSQPGSRTPSPMGLVVGSPQQRVYSVSPSTMQTSLASFSSTHTHGSYLSTSPGKLMPTTHSFASDPKYAAPKVIQAQGKDAANKGPCILPIVRDGRKVSNTHYYLLPERPPYLDRYDRFFREAESLSASGVEERHLRQANTATVRPMVVSSQTLQGHAQGQGLVQPGDLKANFSSNNNSNLGGPRSGMKTSVSLPRVCSDGLTMLTASCTRTDGGGNSADRVKMVQEAVHGVTLEECQAALQNHNWNVQKAVHYLKVEQLFCLGLRSRSECLKLLEMCDWNLEVASTQMLDNYGSTTRQRR; the protein is encoded by the exons ATGGGGGAGACGGCAGAGTACCAGAGGCTGCAGGACACGTCAGAGTCTGACTACCAACGGCTGCCCAGCGATGATGAAGAG AAACTGGGCAGTAGCATGCAGTGTGAGGAAGGCACAGAAtggctgctggagctgctgatggaggtgcagctgcagcagtacTTCCTGCGGATCCGAGATGACCTCAATGTCACACGGTTGTCACACTTTGACTACGTCAAGAACGAAGACCTAGAGAAGATCGGCATGGGTCGACCTG ATAAAGGACAGAGACGACTGTGGGAGGCTGTCAAAAGGAGGAAAGCCATGTGCAAGCGCAAGTCCTGGATGAGCAAG GTGTTTAGTGGTAAGCGTCCAGACGGAGGAGACTTCCCCCAGCAGGGCCAGCCGGCTTCCTCTTTTCGTAAGCTGTCTCCTACACCTCCGCTTGGCCTGGGGGAGGGAGTCCTGCCCACACAGCCCGGTGGCGGTGGCGCTCCTCTtgacgagcagcagcaggctctgACCTGCCTCATCCCGGAGAAGGACCTGACACTGTTCGAGAAGCTGGGGGACGGCTCGTTCGGTGTGGTGAAAAGAGGAGAGTGGCTGACACCTGCAGGAAAGGTG CTGAACGTAGCTGTGAAGTGTCTGAAGACAGATGTGTTCAGCCAGCCCGACGCTCTGGAGGACTTCATCTGTGAGGTCAACGCCATGCACTCCCTGGACCACCAGAACCTCATTCGCCTCTACGGTGTGGTGCTCACACACCCAATGAAGATG GTGACTGAGCTGGCTCCTCTCGGTTCTCTGCTGGAGCGTCTGCGATGTGTGCGTCCTCAGGGCCCCGTGTTGATCCACACTCTGTGTCAGTATGCGGTGCAGGTGGCCTGTGGCATGGCCTACCTGGAGCAGAGGAGGTTCATCCACAGGGACCTGGCAGCCAG GAACATCCTGCTGGCCTCAGCTCACAGAGTGAAGATCGGTGACTTCGGCCTGATGAGAGCGCTGCCGAACAACCACGAGCACTACGTCATGCAGGAGCATCGAAAGGTCCCCTTTGCGTG GTGCGCCCCAGAGAGCCTGAAAACCAGAACGTTCTCCCACGCTACTGACACGTGGATGTTTGGAGTGACTCTATGGGAGATGTTCACACATGGCCAGGAGCCTTGGCTGGGCCTTAATGGGAGCCAG ATCCTGCACAAGATTGATAAAGAAGGCGAACGCCTCCCTAAGCCTGAAGACTGTCCGCAAGATATCTATAACGTCATGCTGCAGTGTTGGGCTCAGAAACCAGATGACAGACCCACTTTTGTCGCCCTGCGTGAGTTCCTGCTTGAG accATGCCCACAGACATGTGTGCTCTGCAGGACTTTGACGAACCTGACAAACTCCATATCCAGatcaatgatgtcatcaccatCATAGAGGGGAG ggCGGAGAACTACTGGTGGCGAGGTCAAAACAAACGGACCCTGAAGGTTGGACAGTTCCCCAGGAACGTGGTGACATCGGTCGCAGGTTTGTCAGCTCATGACATCAGCCGTCCTCTGAAGAACAGCTTCATCCACACAGGACACGGAGACACCAACCCTCATCGCTGCTGGGGCTTCCCTGACAGGATTGACGA TCTGTACCTCGGAAATCCCATGGATCCTCCTGATGTCCTTAGTGTGGATCCCAGTGGTGCTCGGCCCACACAGCTACCGGGACGAGCTAGAA AGGAGCCTCCTCCCCGCCCTCCTCAACCAGCAGTGTTAATCAAGA AGCCTTGTTATGACCCTGTAAACAACGATGAAGATCTGACCTCGGTGGGACTGAAGAGATTATCGCTTCGGAAAACAGGTTCTGTCAAAGGCTTAAAACTGAAACCCGCTGCATGGGTCTCTGCTTCCAGACAGGGGAGTGGCCGCACTTCAGGCTCAGGCCACAACCCCAACAGTGAAGTGTCCCTCATTGACTTTGGGGAGGAGTTCCCCCCGCCCACACCTTCCCCCTCCCCGGTGGTTGAATTGCAGATTCCTTCACTGGCAAAGCTAGCTTTGGAAGCGGACAACATCCTGGACCGGACTCCGCCTCAGAGTCCGTGTAGATCGTTGCCCCGCCCCCTTCACCCTACGCCAGTCGTGGACTGGGACACCCGGCCGTTACCCCCACCCCCGGCCTATGATGATGTAGCCCAAGATGAAGACGATATGGAG GTGAGCTCCATCAacagctcagagcagcagcatgaagaggagcagagtgaAGTCAGTCACCCAGATGAGGCTCTCTGTCTGGGACAGAAGGTGGAGGGTGAGGTTCTTGTCTCTAGGGGTACAGACAGAGCAGGTTTCGAGGAcaacctcttcctcctcagcaaGCAGAGCCAGGGCCTGTCCACCTCTTTCTCCCAGTCAGCTGAGATCTTCCAAGAGCTCCAGCAAGAGTGCATGAGGAGGCTCAATGTGCCGACTGGAAGTGCTGCACGGTCGAGCTCACCGTGCCAGAGCTCGGCCTTGTGTCCCCAGACTCCACAGACCCAGGAGGGACTGCAGCAGactgtcctctcctctgaggACAAACCTCAGATCCCCCCGCGGGTCCCCATACCCCCTCGCCCTATAAAAAAGGGGGACTACACATCTGCTCGCTGGTCAAGGGATCTCTCGCTGTCTCCGACGCCAGCTGACACCACAGAGGACATTTCGGGCCCAGGCCCAGGCCAGGACCGACCACCTCAGATCCCTCCCAGGGACCCTTTGTCCCAGCCGGGCTCTAGGACTCCCAGCCCCATGGGCCTGGTGGTGGGCTCCCCCCAGCAGAGAGTCTACTCTGTAAGCCCCTCCACCATGCAGACTTCCCTTGCCTCCttctcttccacacacacacacggctcctacctctccacctctccagGTAAACTCATGCCCACCACACACAGCTTTGCCTCAGATCCTAAATATGCTGCACCCAAAGTGATCCAAGCGCAGGGGAAGGACGCCGCCAACAAGGGCCCTTGTATCCTCCCGATCGTCCGTGATGGCCGCAAAGTCAGCAACACCCACTATTACCTTCTCCCTGAGAGGCCCCCGTACCTCGACCGCTACGACCGCTTCTTCAGGGAGGCGGAGAGCCTGTCTGCCAGCGGTGTGGAGGAAAGACATTTACGGCAAGCCAACACAGCCACTGTCAGACCCATGGTGGTCAGCAGCCAGACTCTGCAGGGACACGCCCAGGGACAGGGGCTTGTCCAGCCAGGCGATCTGAAGGCTAATTTCtcctccaacaacaacagcaatctGGGTGGGCCAAGGTCAGGGATGAAGACATCAGTTAGTCTCCCTCGTGTCTGTTCAGACGGGCTGACAATGCTCACTGCTTCCTGCACCAGGACAGACGGAGGAGGGAACTCAGCTGACAGGGTGAAAATG GTGCAGGAGGCGGTTCATGGGGTGACTCTGGAGGAGTGCCAAGCCGCCCTCCAGAACCACAACTGGAATGTGCAGAAAGCTGTGCATTATCTAAAG gtggagcagctgttCTGTTTGGGCCTGAGGAGCAGGTCAGAGTGTCTTAAGCTGCTGGAGATGTGTGACTGGAACCTGGAGGTGGCCAGCACTCAGATGTTAGATAACTATGGATCCACAACCAGACAGAG ACGGTGA
- the tnk2b gene encoding tyrosine kinase, non-receptor, 2b isoform X1, protein MGETAEYQRLQDTSESDYQRLPSDDEEKLGSSMQCEEGTEWLLELLMEVQLQQYFLRIRDDLNVTRLSHFDYVKNEDLEKIGMGRPDKGQRRLWEAVKRRKAMCKRKSWMSKVFSGKRPDGGDFPQQGQPASSFRKLSPTPPLGLGEGVLPTQPGGGGAPLDEQQQALTCLIPEKDLTLFEKLGDGSFGVVKRGEWLTPAGKVLNVAVKCLKTDVFSQPDALEDFICEVNAMHSLDHQNLIRLYGVVLTHPMKMVTELAPLGSLLERLRCVRPQGPVLIHTLCQYAVQVACGMAYLEQRRFIHRDLAARNILLASAHRVKIGDFGLMRALPNNHEHYVMQEHRKVPFAWCAPESLKTRTFSHATDTWMFGVTLWEMFTHGQEPWLGLNGSQILHKIDKEGERLPKPEDCPQDIYNVMLQCWAQKPDDRPTFVALREFLLETMPTDMCALQDFDEPDKLHIQINDVITIIEGRAENYWWRGQNKRTLKVGQFPRNVVTSVAGLSAHDISRPLKNSFIHTGHGDTNPHRCWGFPDRIDDLYLGNPMDPPDVLSVDPSGARPTQLPGRARKEPPPRPPQPAVLIKSKSGFPQQLLTHCSCPLCSLLAPLLREPCYDPVNNDEDLTSVGLKRLSLRKTGSVKGLKLKPAAWVSASRQGSGRTSGSGHNPNSEVSLIDFGEEFPPPTPSPSPVVELQIPSLAKLALEADNILDRTPPQSPCRSLPRPLHPTPVVDWDTRPLPPPPAYDDVAQDEDDMEVSSINSSEQQHEEEQSEVSHPDEALCLGQKVEGEVLVSRGTDRAGFEDNLFLLSKQSQGLSTSFSQSAEIFQELQQECMRRLNVPTGSAARSSSPCQSSALCPQTPQTQEGLQQTVLSSEDKPQIPPRVPIPPRPIKKGDYTSARWSRDLSLSPTPADTTEDISGPGPGQDRPPQIPPRDPLSQPGSRTPSPMGLVVGSPQQRVYSVSPSTMQTSLASFSSTHTHGSYLSTSPGKLMPTTHSFASDPKYAAPKVIQAQGKDAANKGPCILPIVRDGRKVSNTHYYLLPERPPYLDRYDRFFREAESLSASGVEERHLRQANTATVRPMVVSSQTLQGHAQGQGLVQPGDLKANFSSNNNSNLGGPRSGMKTSVSLPRVCSDGLTMLTASCTRTDGGGNSADRVKMVQEAVHGVTLEECQAALQNHNWNVQKAVHYLKVEQLFCLGLRSRSECLKLLEMCDWNLEVASTQMLDNYGSTTRQRR, encoded by the exons ATGGGGGAGACGGCAGAGTACCAGAGGCTGCAGGACACGTCAGAGTCTGACTACCAACGGCTGCCCAGCGATGATGAAGAG AAACTGGGCAGTAGCATGCAGTGTGAGGAAGGCACAGAAtggctgctggagctgctgatggaggtgcagctgcagcagtacTTCCTGCGGATCCGAGATGACCTCAATGTCACACGGTTGTCACACTTTGACTACGTCAAGAACGAAGACCTAGAGAAGATCGGCATGGGTCGACCTG ATAAAGGACAGAGACGACTGTGGGAGGCTGTCAAAAGGAGGAAAGCCATGTGCAAGCGCAAGTCCTGGATGAGCAAG GTGTTTAGTGGTAAGCGTCCAGACGGAGGAGACTTCCCCCAGCAGGGCCAGCCGGCTTCCTCTTTTCGTAAGCTGTCTCCTACACCTCCGCTTGGCCTGGGGGAGGGAGTCCTGCCCACACAGCCCGGTGGCGGTGGCGCTCCTCTtgacgagcagcagcaggctctgACCTGCCTCATCCCGGAGAAGGACCTGACACTGTTCGAGAAGCTGGGGGACGGCTCGTTCGGTGTGGTGAAAAGAGGAGAGTGGCTGACACCTGCAGGAAAGGTG CTGAACGTAGCTGTGAAGTGTCTGAAGACAGATGTGTTCAGCCAGCCCGACGCTCTGGAGGACTTCATCTGTGAGGTCAACGCCATGCACTCCCTGGACCACCAGAACCTCATTCGCCTCTACGGTGTGGTGCTCACACACCCAATGAAGATG GTGACTGAGCTGGCTCCTCTCGGTTCTCTGCTGGAGCGTCTGCGATGTGTGCGTCCTCAGGGCCCCGTGTTGATCCACACTCTGTGTCAGTATGCGGTGCAGGTGGCCTGTGGCATGGCCTACCTGGAGCAGAGGAGGTTCATCCACAGGGACCTGGCAGCCAG GAACATCCTGCTGGCCTCAGCTCACAGAGTGAAGATCGGTGACTTCGGCCTGATGAGAGCGCTGCCGAACAACCACGAGCACTACGTCATGCAGGAGCATCGAAAGGTCCCCTTTGCGTG GTGCGCCCCAGAGAGCCTGAAAACCAGAACGTTCTCCCACGCTACTGACACGTGGATGTTTGGAGTGACTCTATGGGAGATGTTCACACATGGCCAGGAGCCTTGGCTGGGCCTTAATGGGAGCCAG ATCCTGCACAAGATTGATAAAGAAGGCGAACGCCTCCCTAAGCCTGAAGACTGTCCGCAAGATATCTATAACGTCATGCTGCAGTGTTGGGCTCAGAAACCAGATGACAGACCCACTTTTGTCGCCCTGCGTGAGTTCCTGCTTGAG accATGCCCACAGACATGTGTGCTCTGCAGGACTTTGACGAACCTGACAAACTCCATATCCAGatcaatgatgtcatcaccatCATAGAGGGGAG ggCGGAGAACTACTGGTGGCGAGGTCAAAACAAACGGACCCTGAAGGTTGGACAGTTCCCCAGGAACGTGGTGACATCGGTCGCAGGTTTGTCAGCTCATGACATCAGCCGTCCTCTGAAGAACAGCTTCATCCACACAGGACACGGAGACACCAACCCTCATCGCTGCTGGGGCTTCCCTGACAGGATTGACGA TCTGTACCTCGGAAATCCCATGGATCCTCCTGATGTCCTTAGTGTGGATCCCAGTGGTGCTCGGCCCACACAGCTACCGGGACGAGCTAGAA AGGAGCCTCCTCCCCGCCCTCCTCAACCAGCAGTGTTAATCAAGAGTAAGTCTGGTTTccctcagcagctcctcacCCATTGCTCCTGCCCCCTCTGTTCCCTCCTAGCTCCACTCCTCAGAG AGCCTTGTTATGACCCTGTAAACAACGATGAAGATCTGACCTCGGTGGGACTGAAGAGATTATCGCTTCGGAAAACAGGTTCTGTCAAAGGCTTAAAACTGAAACCCGCTGCATGGGTCTCTGCTTCCAGACAGGGGAGTGGCCGCACTTCAGGCTCAGGCCACAACCCCAACAGTGAAGTGTCCCTCATTGACTTTGGGGAGGAGTTCCCCCCGCCCACACCTTCCCCCTCCCCGGTGGTTGAATTGCAGATTCCTTCACTGGCAAAGCTAGCTTTGGAAGCGGACAACATCCTGGACCGGACTCCGCCTCAGAGTCCGTGTAGATCGTTGCCCCGCCCCCTTCACCCTACGCCAGTCGTGGACTGGGACACCCGGCCGTTACCCCCACCCCCGGCCTATGATGATGTAGCCCAAGATGAAGACGATATGGAG GTGAGCTCCATCAacagctcagagcagcagcatgaagaggagcagagtgaAGTCAGTCACCCAGATGAGGCTCTCTGTCTGGGACAGAAGGTGGAGGGTGAGGTTCTTGTCTCTAGGGGTACAGACAGAGCAGGTTTCGAGGAcaacctcttcctcctcagcaaGCAGAGCCAGGGCCTGTCCACCTCTTTCTCCCAGTCAGCTGAGATCTTCCAAGAGCTCCAGCAAGAGTGCATGAGGAGGCTCAATGTGCCGACTGGAAGTGCTGCACGGTCGAGCTCACCGTGCCAGAGCTCGGCCTTGTGTCCCCAGACTCCACAGACCCAGGAGGGACTGCAGCAGactgtcctctcctctgaggACAAACCTCAGATCCCCCCGCGGGTCCCCATACCCCCTCGCCCTATAAAAAAGGGGGACTACACATCTGCTCGCTGGTCAAGGGATCTCTCGCTGTCTCCGACGCCAGCTGACACCACAGAGGACATTTCGGGCCCAGGCCCAGGCCAGGACCGACCACCTCAGATCCCTCCCAGGGACCCTTTGTCCCAGCCGGGCTCTAGGACTCCCAGCCCCATGGGCCTGGTGGTGGGCTCCCCCCAGCAGAGAGTCTACTCTGTAAGCCCCTCCACCATGCAGACTTCCCTTGCCTCCttctcttccacacacacacacggctcctacctctccacctctccagGTAAACTCATGCCCACCACACACAGCTTTGCCTCAGATCCTAAATATGCTGCACCCAAAGTGATCCAAGCGCAGGGGAAGGACGCCGCCAACAAGGGCCCTTGTATCCTCCCGATCGTCCGTGATGGCCGCAAAGTCAGCAACACCCACTATTACCTTCTCCCTGAGAGGCCCCCGTACCTCGACCGCTACGACCGCTTCTTCAGGGAGGCGGAGAGCCTGTCTGCCAGCGGTGTGGAGGAAAGACATTTACGGCAAGCCAACACAGCCACTGTCAGACCCATGGTGGTCAGCAGCCAGACTCTGCAGGGACACGCCCAGGGACAGGGGCTTGTCCAGCCAGGCGATCTGAAGGCTAATTTCtcctccaacaacaacagcaatctGGGTGGGCCAAGGTCAGGGATGAAGACATCAGTTAGTCTCCCTCGTGTCTGTTCAGACGGGCTGACAATGCTCACTGCTTCCTGCACCAGGACAGACGGAGGAGGGAACTCAGCTGACAGGGTGAAAATG GTGCAGGAGGCGGTTCATGGGGTGACTCTGGAGGAGTGCCAAGCCGCCCTCCAGAACCACAACTGGAATGTGCAGAAAGCTGTGCATTATCTAAAG gtggagcagctgttCTGTTTGGGCCTGAGGAGCAGGTCAGAGTGTCTTAAGCTGCTGGAGATGTGTGACTGGAACCTGGAGGTGGCCAGCACTCAGATGTTAGATAACTATGGATCCACAACCAGACAGAG ACGGTGA
- the tnk2b gene encoding tyrosine kinase, non-receptor, 2b isoform X9 — MGETAEYQRLQDTSESDYQRLPSDDEEKLGSSMQCEEGTEWLLELLMEVQLQQYFLRIRDDLNVTRLSHFDYVKNEDLEKIGMGRPDKGQRRLWEAVKRRKAMCKRKSWMSKVFSGKRPDGGDFPQQGQPASSFRKLSPTPPLGLGEGVLPTQPGGGGAPLDEQQQALTCLIPEKDLTLFEKLGDGSFGVVKRGEWLTPAGKVLNVAVKCLKTDVFSQPDALEDFICEVNAMHSLDHQNLIRLYGVVLTHPMKMVTELAPLGSLLERLRCVRPQGPVLIHTLCQYAVQVACGMAYLEQRRFIHRDLAARNILLASAHRVKIGDFGLMRALPNNHEHYVMQEHRKVPFAWCAPESLKTRTFSHATDTWMFGVTLWEMFTHGQEPWLGLNGSQILHKIDKEGERLPKPEDCPQDIYNVMLQCWAQKPDDRPTFVALREFLLETMPTDMCALQDFDEPDKLHIQINDVITIIEGRAENYWWRGQNKRTLKVGQFPRNVVTSVAGLSAHDISRPLKNSFIHTGHGDTNPHRCWGFPDRIDDLYLGNPMDPPDVLSVDPSGARPTQLPGRARKPCYDPVNNDEDLTSVGLKRLSLRKTGSVKGLKLKPAAWVSASRQGSGRTSGSGHNPNSEVSLIDFGEEFPPPTPSPSPVVELQIPSLAKLALEADNILDRTPPQSPCRSLPRPLHPTPVVDWDTRPLPPPPAYDDVAQDEDDMEVSSINSSEQQHEEEQSEVSHPDEALCLGQKVEGEVLVSRGTDRAGFEDNLFLLSKQSQGLSTSFSQSAEIFQELQQECMRRLNVPTGSAARSSSPCQSSALCPQTPQTQEGLQQTVLSSEDKPQIPPRVPIPPRPIKKGDYTSARWSRDLSLSPTPADTTEDISGPGPGQDRPPQIPPRDPLSQPGSRTPSPMGLVVGSPQQRVYSVSPSTMQTSLASFSSTHTHGSYLSTSPGKLMPTTHSFASDPKYAAPKVIQAQGKDAANKGPCILPIVRDGRKVSNTHYYLLPERPPYLDRYDRFFREAESLSASGVEERHLRQANTATVRPMVVSSQTLQGHAQGQGLVQPGDLKANFSSNNNSNLGGPRSGMKTSVSLPRVCSDGLTMLTASCTRTDGGGNSADRVKMVQEAVHGVTLEECQAALQNHNWNVQKAVHYLKVEQLFCLGLRSRSECLKLLEMCDWNLEVASTQMLDNYGSTTRQRR; from the exons ATGGGGGAGACGGCAGAGTACCAGAGGCTGCAGGACACGTCAGAGTCTGACTACCAACGGCTGCCCAGCGATGATGAAGAG AAACTGGGCAGTAGCATGCAGTGTGAGGAAGGCACAGAAtggctgctggagctgctgatggaggtgcagctgcagcagtacTTCCTGCGGATCCGAGATGACCTCAATGTCACACGGTTGTCACACTTTGACTACGTCAAGAACGAAGACCTAGAGAAGATCGGCATGGGTCGACCTG ATAAAGGACAGAGACGACTGTGGGAGGCTGTCAAAAGGAGGAAAGCCATGTGCAAGCGCAAGTCCTGGATGAGCAAG GTGTTTAGTGGTAAGCGTCCAGACGGAGGAGACTTCCCCCAGCAGGGCCAGCCGGCTTCCTCTTTTCGTAAGCTGTCTCCTACACCTCCGCTTGGCCTGGGGGAGGGAGTCCTGCCCACACAGCCCGGTGGCGGTGGCGCTCCTCTtgacgagcagcagcaggctctgACCTGCCTCATCCCGGAGAAGGACCTGACACTGTTCGAGAAGCTGGGGGACGGCTCGTTCGGTGTGGTGAAAAGAGGAGAGTGGCTGACACCTGCAGGAAAGGTG CTGAACGTAGCTGTGAAGTGTCTGAAGACAGATGTGTTCAGCCAGCCCGACGCTCTGGAGGACTTCATCTGTGAGGTCAACGCCATGCACTCCCTGGACCACCAGAACCTCATTCGCCTCTACGGTGTGGTGCTCACACACCCAATGAAGATG GTGACTGAGCTGGCTCCTCTCGGTTCTCTGCTGGAGCGTCTGCGATGTGTGCGTCCTCAGGGCCCCGTGTTGATCCACACTCTGTGTCAGTATGCGGTGCAGGTGGCCTGTGGCATGGCCTACCTGGAGCAGAGGAGGTTCATCCACAGGGACCTGGCAGCCAG GAACATCCTGCTGGCCTCAGCTCACAGAGTGAAGATCGGTGACTTCGGCCTGATGAGAGCGCTGCCGAACAACCACGAGCACTACGTCATGCAGGAGCATCGAAAGGTCCCCTTTGCGTG GTGCGCCCCAGAGAGCCTGAAAACCAGAACGTTCTCCCACGCTACTGACACGTGGATGTTTGGAGTGACTCTATGGGAGATGTTCACACATGGCCAGGAGCCTTGGCTGGGCCTTAATGGGAGCCAG ATCCTGCACAAGATTGATAAAGAAGGCGAACGCCTCCCTAAGCCTGAAGACTGTCCGCAAGATATCTATAACGTCATGCTGCAGTGTTGGGCTCAGAAACCAGATGACAGACCCACTTTTGTCGCCCTGCGTGAGTTCCTGCTTGAG accATGCCCACAGACATGTGTGCTCTGCAGGACTTTGACGAACCTGACAAACTCCATATCCAGatcaatgatgtcatcaccatCATAGAGGGGAG ggCGGAGAACTACTGGTGGCGAGGTCAAAACAAACGGACCCTGAAGGTTGGACAGTTCCCCAGGAACGTGGTGACATCGGTCGCAGGTTTGTCAGCTCATGACATCAGCCGTCCTCTGAAGAACAGCTTCATCCACACAGGACACGGAGACACCAACCCTCATCGCTGCTGGGGCTTCCCTGACAGGATTGACGA TCTGTACCTCGGAAATCCCATGGATCCTCCTGATGTCCTTAGTGTGGATCCCAGTGGTGCTCGGCCCACACAGCTACCGGGACGAGCTAGAA AGCCTTGTTATGACCCTGTAAACAACGATGAAGATCTGACCTCGGTGGGACTGAAGAGATTATCGCTTCGGAAAACAGGTTCTGTCAAAGGCTTAAAACTGAAACCCGCTGCATGGGTCTCTGCTTCCAGACAGGGGAGTGGCCGCACTTCAGGCTCAGGCCACAACCCCAACAGTGAAGTGTCCCTCATTGACTTTGGGGAGGAGTTCCCCCCGCCCACACCTTCCCCCTCCCCGGTGGTTGAATTGCAGATTCCTTCACTGGCAAAGCTAGCTTTGGAAGCGGACAACATCCTGGACCGGACTCCGCCTCAGAGTCCGTGTAGATCGTTGCCCCGCCCCCTTCACCCTACGCCAGTCGTGGACTGGGACACCCGGCCGTTACCCCCACCCCCGGCCTATGATGATGTAGCCCAAGATGAAGACGATATGGAG GTGAGCTCCATCAacagctcagagcagcagcatgaagaggagcagagtgaAGTCAGTCACCCAGATGAGGCTCTCTGTCTGGGACAGAAGGTGGAGGGTGAGGTTCTTGTCTCTAGGGGTACAGACAGAGCAGGTTTCGAGGAcaacctcttcctcctcagcaaGCAGAGCCAGGGCCTGTCCACCTCTTTCTCCCAGTCAGCTGAGATCTTCCAAGAGCTCCAGCAAGAGTGCATGAGGAGGCTCAATGTGCCGACTGGAAGTGCTGCACGGTCGAGCTCACCGTGCCAGAGCTCGGCCTTGTGTCCCCAGACTCCACAGACCCAGGAGGGACTGCAGCAGactgtcctctcctctgaggACAAACCTCAGATCCCCCCGCGGGTCCCCATACCCCCTCGCCCTATAAAAAAGGGGGACTACACATCTGCTCGCTGGTCAAGGGATCTCTCGCTGTCTCCGACGCCAGCTGACACCACAGAGGACATTTCGGGCCCAGGCCCAGGCCAGGACCGACCACCTCAGATCCCTCCCAGGGACCCTTTGTCCCAGCCGGGCTCTAGGACTCCCAGCCCCATGGGCCTGGTGGTGGGCTCCCCCCAGCAGAGAGTCTACTCTGTAAGCCCCTCCACCATGCAGACTTCCCTTGCCTCCttctcttccacacacacacacggctcctacctctccacctctccagGTAAACTCATGCCCACCACACACAGCTTTGCCTCAGATCCTAAATATGCTGCACCCAAAGTGATCCAAGCGCAGGGGAAGGACGCCGCCAACAAGGGCCCTTGTATCCTCCCGATCGTCCGTGATGGCCGCAAAGTCAGCAACACCCACTATTACCTTCTCCCTGAGAGGCCCCCGTACCTCGACCGCTACGACCGCTTCTTCAGGGAGGCGGAGAGCCTGTCTGCCAGCGGTGTGGAGGAAAGACATTTACGGCAAGCCAACACAGCCACTGTCAGACCCATGGTGGTCAGCAGCCAGACTCTGCAGGGACACGCCCAGGGACAGGGGCTTGTCCAGCCAGGCGATCTGAAGGCTAATTTCtcctccaacaacaacagcaatctGGGTGGGCCAAGGTCAGGGATGAAGACATCAGTTAGTCTCCCTCGTGTCTGTTCAGACGGGCTGACAATGCTCACTGCTTCCTGCACCAGGACAGACGGAGGAGGGAACTCAGCTGACAGGGTGAAAATG GTGCAGGAGGCGGTTCATGGGGTGACTCTGGAGGAGTGCCAAGCCGCCCTCCAGAACCACAACTGGAATGTGCAGAAAGCTGTGCATTATCTAAAG gtggagcagctgttCTGTTTGGGCCTGAGGAGCAGGTCAGAGTGTCTTAAGCTGCTGGAGATGTGTGACTGGAACCTGGAGGTGGCCAGCACTCAGATGTTAGATAACTATGGATCCACAACCAGACAGAG ACGGTGA